The following are from one region of the Halomonas qaidamensis genome:
- a CDS encoding LysE family translocator has protein sequence MMEISFIDAQFVPFLVAITLLSISPGVDTLLVIRNTARGGVRDGIATSLAICCGLFVHATISALGISLILLQSAWAFHMLKLVGAAYLIWLGISSLLAARRGTPLPVRGVMTSCSPVSFWQPIKEGLLSNILNPKTVVFYMAFLPQFISPTDPALLKSLWLAGIHFVIANIWQISVVLMVGGASKWLASARFAQTLNAATGVVLVVFGVRLALEQRPV, from the coding sequence ATGATGGAAATCAGCTTTATTGATGCACAGTTTGTCCCTTTTCTGGTGGCAATAACGCTGCTATCCATTAGTCCAGGGGTCGATACGTTATTAGTTATTCGCAATACTGCTCGTGGAGGTGTTCGAGATGGTATTGCAACCAGTCTTGCTATTTGCTGTGGGTTATTCGTCCACGCGACTATTTCTGCGTTGGGTATCTCGTTGATACTGCTGCAATCGGCCTGGGCATTTCATATGCTTAAACTAGTGGGGGCGGCTTACCTGATTTGGCTAGGCATCTCCAGCCTGCTGGCGGCGCGCCGCGGTACCCCCTTACCTGTTCGGGGCGTAATGACAAGCTGCTCACCCGTTTCGTTTTGGCAGCCCATCAAAGAAGGATTGCTTTCCAATATACTGAACCCCAAAACCGTTGTGTTTTATATGGCATTTTTACCCCAATTTATTTCACCGACTGACCCTGCGCTGCTGAAATCGTTATGGTTAGCAGGGATTCATTTCGTGATTGCCAATATCTGGCAAATTAGCGTGGTACTAATGGTGGGGGGAGCAAGTAAATGGTTGGCTAGTGCACGTTTTGCACAAACGCTCAATGCCGCAACAGGCGTGGTGCTGGTGGTGTTTGGCGTTCGTTTGGCGTTAGAGCAGCGCCCGGTATAA
- a CDS encoding cold-shock protein, with protein MATGTVKWFNETKGYGFISPDDGGDDLFAHFSEIQAEGFKTLQDGQKVSFEVTQGKKGLQASNIRPV; from the coding sequence ATGGCGACTGGTACTGTCAAGTGGTTTAACGAGACTAAAGGTTACGGCTTCATCTCTCCTGATGACGGCGGTGACGATCTGTTTGCCCACTTCTCCGAAATTCAAGCTGAAGGCTTCAAGACCCTGCAAGACGGTCAAAAAGTCAGCTTTGAAGTAACTCAGGGTAAAAAAGGCCTTCAGGCTTCTAACATTCGTCCGGTCTAA